A portion of the Dehalococcoidia bacterium genome contains these proteins:
- a CDS encoding NAD+ synthase, with translation MRKFRVALAQINVTVGDLPGNTAKILDVISDARDVGASLVAFPELTVPGYPPEDLLLKPQFLTENRRCMERIAEASHDICVVVGFADFVGGEVYNAAAVAYDGKHVGTYHKQFLPNYGVFDEDRYFRSGDTCPVYVIDGTPVGVNICEDIWYAVGPSVVQRSVGAEVIVNINGSPFHAGKWRLREKMLATRAADNEVFLAYVNMVGGQDELVFDGGSMIFDPTGEMIASSSQFEEDLLMVDLDVEAVFRSRLRDPRPRKEDPESIRRLGRGELVPVSEWDEESLDGAAAEPGSGMFHDGPAEVYQALTLGTRDYVLKCGFEKVLVALSGGIDSSLVAAIAVDALGSDNVVGVSMPSRFSSEGSVVDAKLLADNLGIELWTLPIEQPFEAMLDTLEPQFKGTDWGVSEENIQSRIRGNLIMALSNKFGWLVLTTGNKSEMATGYATIYGDMSGGFAVIKDVPKVMCYELSEYRNSEADRPIIPVSVIEKPPSAELRPDQFDEDSLPSYERLDPILKAYVEDDMSFEEIISTGEDPEVVKHVIGLVDRSEYKRRQAAPGIKITPRNFGRDRRMPIANRWRAWL, from the coding sequence ATGCGAAAGTTCAGAGTCGCGCTGGCGCAGATTAATGTAACGGTTGGCGACTTGCCGGGGAACACCGCGAAGATCCTCGATGTCATTAGCGATGCCAGAGACGTAGGCGCGAGTCTCGTAGCTTTCCCGGAACTCACTGTTCCCGGGTACCCTCCTGAAGACCTGCTCCTGAAACCGCAGTTTCTTACCGAGAACCGGCGTTGTATGGAGCGGATTGCAGAGGCCTCTCACGACATTTGCGTCGTGGTTGGATTCGCCGACTTCGTTGGTGGAGAGGTGTACAACGCCGCCGCCGTTGCCTACGACGGCAAGCATGTTGGCACATACCACAAGCAGTTCCTTCCCAACTACGGGGTGTTCGACGAGGACCGCTACTTTCGTTCAGGTGACACCTGCCCGGTGTACGTGATTGACGGCACTCCTGTGGGCGTCAACATCTGCGAAGACATCTGGTACGCGGTCGGCCCGTCGGTCGTACAGCGCTCAGTTGGGGCGGAGGTGATCGTCAACATAAATGGGTCACCGTTCCACGCGGGCAAGTGGCGCTTGAGAGAGAAGATGCTGGCCACTCGCGCGGCGGACAACGAGGTGTTCCTGGCCTACGTCAACATGGTGGGCGGGCAAGATGAGCTCGTTTTCGACGGCGGAAGTATGATTTTCGACCCTACCGGGGAGATGATCGCTTCTTCGAGCCAGTTCGAGGAAGACCTGTTGATGGTCGACCTGGACGTCGAGGCTGTATTCAGGTCGCGTCTGAGGGACCCGCGTCCTCGCAAGGAGGACCCTGAGTCGATCAGAAGGCTGGGACGGGGTGAACTGGTGCCAGTATCGGAATGGGACGAAGAGAGCCTGGACGGAGCCGCAGCAGAACCTGGTTCAGGCATGTTCCATGACGGACCCGCTGAGGTGTATCAGGCATTGACGCTCGGGACTCGCGACTACGTCTTAAAGTGCGGGTTCGAGAAGGTGCTCGTGGCCCTCTCCGGTGGAATCGACTCAAGCCTGGTCGCAGCGATCGCGGTCGACGCGCTTGGCAGTGATAACGTCGTAGGCGTGTCCATGCCATCGCGGTTCTCTTCCGAGGGAAGCGTCGTCGATGCCAAGCTTCTGGCTGATAACCTGGGAATCGAGCTTTGGACCCTGCCGATCGAGCAGCCCTTCGAGGCGATGCTGGACACGCTGGAGCCTCAGTTCAAGGGAACTGACTGGGGTGTCTCTGAAGAGAACATACAGTCCCGGATCAGGGGCAACCTGATCATGGCGCTATCCAACAAGTTCGGCTGGCTGGTACTTACAACCGGCAACAAGAGCGAGATGGCGACGGGGTACGCAACGATCTACGGCGACATGTCCGGCGGGTTCGCAGTGATCAAGGACGTGCCGAAGGTCATGTGCTACGAGTTGTCAGAGTACCGGAACAGCGAGGCTGACAGGCCGATTATTCCGGTGTCAGTCATAGAGAAACCGCCCAGCGCGGAACTGCGTCCGGACCAGTTTGACGAGGACAGCCTGCCCTCTTACGAACGCCTCGACCCTATCCTCAAGGCCTACGTAGAAGACGACATGAGCTTTGAAGAGATCATTTCGACTGGCGAAGACCCTGAGGTGGTCAAGCATGTGATCGGACTTGTTGACAGGTCCGAGTACAAGCGGCGACAGGCAGCGCCCGGCATCAAGATCACCCCTCGCAACTTCGGGAGGGACCGGCGAATGCCGATCGCCAACAGGTGGAGAGCCTGGCTGTAG
- a CDS encoding pyridoxal phosphate-dependent aminotransferase yields the protein MKLAHRMARLGTETAFEVLAKARLLEAEGMDVIHLEIGEPDFGSPSHVVEAGRQALVDGYTGYGPSPGFPELRERIAAEISSTRGISVTGDQVVVTPGGKPIMFFLIMAMVDPGDEVMYPNPGFPIYESMIEFMGGVPVPMQLHEETGFNIDVDAVAGSVTDRTKLMIVNSPNNPCGSIIPKEDLEKLADIAKEHDILVLSDEIYSRFLYGGEHHSISGFPMMREQTVILDGFSKTYAMTGWRIGYGVMPMELVEPISRLVTNSVSCTASFTQIAALEALNGPQDDSYEMVAEFQKRRDIVVDGLNAIDGIRCAVPQGAFYAFPNVADVGLSSQEFGDRLLREGGVACLPGESFGEFGKGFVRFSFANSTENIEKALARIEDFVKSVRQ from the coding sequence ATGAAACTCGCCCACAGGATGGCGCGTCTGGGCACAGAGACCGCATTCGAGGTACTCGCAAAGGCGCGCCTTCTAGAAGCCGAAGGCATGGATGTAATACACCTCGAGATCGGAGAGCCGGACTTTGGCTCTCCGTCTCATGTTGTGGAGGCTGGCCGGCAGGCGCTGGTCGACGGCTACACTGGTTATGGGCCTTCGCCCGGCTTCCCCGAGCTCCGAGAACGGATCGCTGCGGAGATCAGCAGCACGAGGGGCATCTCAGTGACGGGTGACCAAGTTGTGGTTACGCCGGGCGGCAAGCCAATCATGTTCTTCCTGATAATGGCGATGGTCGATCCGGGCGATGAGGTTATGTACCCGAACCCGGGGTTCCCGATCTACGAATCGATGATCGAGTTCATGGGGGGAGTCCCGGTACCCATGCAGCTCCACGAGGAGACGGGTTTCAACATCGACGTAGATGCAGTCGCCGGCAGCGTCACCGATCGAACGAAGCTGATGATCGTCAACTCACCGAACAACCCTTGCGGGTCGATAATCCCGAAGGAAGACCTGGAGAAGCTCGCCGATATCGCCAAGGAGCACGACATACTGGTGCTCTCCGATGAGATCTACAGCCGCTTTCTCTACGGAGGCGAACATCACTCGATATCCGGCTTCCCCATGATGAGAGAGCAGACTGTGATCCTGGACGGCTTCTCCAAGACATATGCCATGACCGGATGGAGAATCGGCTACGGCGTGATGCCTATGGAGCTGGTGGAACCGATCTCACGATTGGTGACTAACAGTGTTTCCTGCACCGCAAGCTTTACACAGATTGCCGCCCTGGAGGCGCTGAATGGCCCTCAGGACGACTCTTATGAGATGGTAGCTGAGTTCCAGAAGCGGCGTGACATCGTCGTGGACGGGCTGAACGCGATAGACGGTATCCGGTGTGCGGTGCCGCAGGGCGCTTTCTACGCGTTCCCAAATGTGGCAGACGTAGGCCTTTCCAGTCAGGAGTTTGGCGATCGTCTATTGAGAGAGGGCGGAGTCGCCTGCCTACCTGGTGAGTCATTTGGAGAGTTCGGGAAGGGGTTCGTGCGCTTCTCATTCGCCAATTCGACCGAGAACATCGAGAAGGCACTTGCCAGGATAGAAGATTTCGTCAAGAGTGTGCGTCAGTAG
- the ispH gene encoding 4-hydroxy-3-methylbut-2-enyl diphosphate reductase, which yields MKVILGIPRGFCAGVVRAIDIVELALQKYPHPVYVKHQIVHNPYVVKSLEDKGARTVEDVEEIPEGATVVFSAHGSPPEDFQKAEARGLNVIDATCPLVTKVHNEALRYSSDGRRLILVGHRGHQEVKGTMGQTDMHLVDDREPLDLPGWEDDTPVTVLTQTTLSVDDTSRSIAHIEDRFSNVVVRNDLCYATTNRQEAVKEISTLVDLVLVIGAENSSNCNRLREVAEANGVPSYLINGPDELDQAWIDGVENVGITSGASTPEELVLSVVDALAPDEVTTIEGVDEDINFVLPHEFRS from the coding sequence TTGAAGGTGATTCTGGGAATTCCGAGAGGATTTTGTGCCGGTGTAGTGCGCGCAATCGACATTGTCGAGTTGGCCCTGCAGAAGTACCCTCACCCCGTGTACGTAAAGCACCAGATTGTCCACAACCCATACGTGGTCAAGTCGCTTGAGGACAAGGGCGCTCGGACTGTCGAGGACGTGGAGGAGATCCCGGAGGGGGCGACAGTCGTCTTCTCCGCTCATGGCTCGCCTCCCGAGGACTTCCAAAAGGCCGAAGCTCGTGGCCTGAACGTAATAGACGCTACGTGCCCCCTCGTGACCAAGGTCCACAACGAGGCCCTGCGCTACTCTTCCGATGGCCGCAGATTGATCCTCGTAGGACACCGTGGTCACCAGGAGGTCAAAGGCACCATGGGTCAGACCGATATGCACCTCGTCGACGACAGGGAGCCGCTAGACCTCCCGGGCTGGGAAGACGACACACCGGTTACGGTCCTTACTCAGACTACGCTTTCCGTGGACGATACCAGCAGGTCCATTGCTCACATCGAAGACCGATTCTCCAATGTGGTGGTCAGGAACGATCTCTGCTACGCGACCACAAACCGCCAGGAAGCGGTTAAGGAGATTTCCACTCTGGTCGATCTCGTTCTGGTTATCGGCGCGGAGAACAGCTCTAACTGCAACCGCCTGCGGGAGGTGGCAGAAGCGAATGGAGTCCCTTCGTACCTGATCAACGGTCCTGACGAACTCGATCAAGCCTGGATAGATGGGGTGGAAAACGTCGGTATTACGTCGGGAGCATCGACCCCGGAGGAACTGGTGCTGTCGGTAGTCGACGCTCTTGCACCAGACGAGGTCACCACTATCGAAGGTGTGGATGAAGACATTAACTTCGTCCTTCCACACGAGTTCAGGTCCTGA
- a CDS encoding 2-phosphosulfolactate phosphatase, whose translation MEIVVDSLLEGARRARGVVVIIDVFRAYTTAAVALSKGAEKIILVAEVEEALALRGDGVGDMCVGEVGGMRPEGFDFNNSPSQISAADLHGKTIIQSTRAGTVGMTAALEAVQLYGGSLAVASATIEAIRRLDPPLVTIVAMGSEGRIRTDEDEQCALFMRNLLQGVTPDHQSVRSLVLAGSEARKYGNPATPHFPTEDRDMAVTIDSHDFAIRVTRENGLLVARKQTV comes from the coding sequence GTGGAGATAGTCGTAGACAGCCTGCTGGAAGGTGCGCGTCGCGCCAGGGGCGTAGTCGTCATCATCGATGTCTTCCGGGCATACACCACAGCCGCTGTCGCACTTTCAAAGGGCGCGGAAAAGATCATCCTCGTTGCCGAAGTCGAAGAGGCCCTGGCGCTAAGAGGCGACGGTGTAGGGGACATGTGCGTCGGCGAGGTCGGCGGCATGAGGCCGGAGGGCTTCGACTTCAACAACTCTCCTTCCCAGATCAGTGCCGCAGATCTTCATGGGAAGACGATCATTCAGTCAACCCGTGCCGGAACAGTGGGCATGACCGCCGCTCTGGAAGCAGTCCAGCTCTACGGTGGATCGCTTGCAGTTGCTTCCGCGACTATCGAGGCAATTCGCCGCCTCGACCCGCCACTGGTTACTATCGTTGCCATGGGGTCAGAGGGCCGCATTCGCACCGACGAGGATGAGCAGTGCGCCCTGTTCATGCGCAACCTGCTCCAGGGAGTCACACCAGACCACCAGAGCGTTCGCTCGTTGGTTCTCGCTGGCAGTGAGGCTCGAAAGTACGGCAACCCGGCCACACCTCACTTCCCGACCGAAGACAGGGACATGGCGGTCACTATCGACTCCCATGACTTCGCTATCAGGGTGACCCGAGAAAATGGCCTGCTGGTAGCGCGCAAGCAAACCGTCTGA
- a CDS encoding aldo/keto reductase: protein MKYRQLGKSGLQVSAVGLGANNFGGRVDAKRSTSVIHAALDSGVNFIDTSNSYGGGHSEKYIGDALKGRRAEAVIATKVSSRVAEGPNNAGNSRKHIFDQVDVSLRKLQTDYLDLYQIHWWDPDTPLDETLRALDDLVHMGKIRYAGCSNFTAWQVCESDWTSKTLGINSFVSVQPRYSMLYRQPEAELLPMCERYGIGVLPYYPLENGFLTGKYRRDAPAPEGTRLAANDRGVFTDHNFDILEKLEDFCSERGHTILELAFAWLLASPSVSSVIAGATRPEQIEANAASASWDLSAEDLATVNSILDTP from the coding sequence TTGAAGTACAGACAACTCGGCAAGTCCGGCCTCCAGGTGTCGGCCGTGGGACTTGGGGCCAATAACTTCGGTGGCCGCGTCGATGCGAAGCGCTCGACGTCGGTTATCCATGCCGCGCTCGATTCCGGCGTCAACTTTATCGACACCTCGAACAGCTACGGAGGCGGACATTCAGAGAAGTACATCGGCGACGCTCTCAAGGGGCGACGTGCGGAGGCTGTAATCGCGACCAAGGTATCCAGCCGGGTCGCCGAAGGCCCTAACAATGCCGGCAACTCTCGAAAGCACATCTTCGACCAGGTCGATGTAAGCCTCAGGAAACTCCAGACTGACTACCTGGATCTCTATCAGATCCACTGGTGGGACCCTGATACCCCCTTGGATGAAACCCTGAGGGCACTGGACGATCTCGTCCACATGGGCAAAATCAGGTACGCAGGATGTTCCAACTTCACTGCCTGGCAGGTGTGTGAGTCCGACTGGACCTCAAAGACGCTTGGCATCAACTCATTCGTTAGCGTGCAGCCCAGGTATTCGATGCTCTACCGCCAGCCCGAGGCTGAGTTGCTCCCGATGTGCGAACGCTACGGCATTGGGGTTTTGCCTTACTACCCCCTCGAAAACGGCTTCCTTACCGGCAAGTACCGCAGAGACGCCCCTGCTCCAGAGGGCACGAGACTGGCCGCTAACGACAGAGGAGTCTTCACTGACCACAACTTCGATATTCTCGAAAAGCTTGAGGACTTCTGCTCGGAGCGGGGACACACGATCCTCGAGCTCGCGTTCGCGTGGCTCCTCGCCAGCCCCTCGGTGAGCTCCGTAATTGCCGGTGCGACCCGTCCCGAGCAGATCGAGGCCAACGCCGCCTCTGCCTCTTGGGACTTGTCCGCTGAAGACCTTGCCACAGTGAATTCGATACTGGATACGCCATGA
- a CDS encoding TIGR03619 family F420-dependent LLM class oxidoreductase — translation MKFGFVIPQNWGLSDPQEVVQFGVRAEELGYDSVWVNHHILNVGYIYDRLEDRPYYDALTVLTWVAAMTERVRLGTTVLVLPYLNPLVLAKTIATLDVMSGGRVSLGVGVGMLREENDALGSDFTTRGAYADESIEVMRDLWTSEDPSYNGRFFDYSGFKFSPKPVQTPGVPILIGGMSRAAMRRAARLGDAWHPNGGSVTDMRERFETVRTMCAEFDRDPDEVTLVVRGELDILDTPSDNPSTPMIGTPDQLLRTIEGYESIGVSEIVLQVGTDDVDRIRRTQEAFAERVLSRIG, via the coding sequence ATGAAATTCGGATTTGTAATTCCGCAGAACTGGGGGCTCTCGGACCCACAGGAGGTCGTCCAATTTGGCGTCCGCGCCGAAGAGCTTGGTTATGACTCAGTGTGGGTCAACCATCACATCCTCAATGTCGGCTATATCTACGACCGCCTGGAGGACCGGCCATACTACGATGCCCTGACGGTGCTTACCTGGGTGGCTGCGATGACAGAGAGAGTAAGACTGGGCACGACCGTGCTTGTACTTCCGTATCTCAATCCACTGGTCCTCGCCAAGACGATAGCCACGCTCGACGTTATGTCTGGCGGTAGGGTCTCACTTGGCGTAGGAGTGGGAATGCTTCGCGAGGAGAACGATGCCCTCGGCAGCGACTTCACCACTCGTGGCGCATACGCTGACGAGTCGATTGAGGTCATGCGCGACCTGTGGACGTCAGAAGACCCGAGCTACAACGGTCGCTTCTTCGACTATAGTGGCTTCAAGTTCTCACCGAAGCCGGTGCAGACACCAGGAGTTCCCATTCTCATCGGCGGCATGAGCCGCGCTGCCATGCGGCGAGCCGCGAGGCTGGGCGACGCATGGCACCCCAACGGCGGCTCAGTGACGGATATGCGAGAACGATTCGAAACCGTCAGGACGATGTGCGCCGAATTCGACAGGGACCCTGACGAGGTCACCCTCGTCGTGCGCGGCGAACTCGACATCCTGGACACCCCGTCCGACAACCCATCGACCCCGATGATAGGCACCCCCGACCAGCTGTTGCGGACCATCGAAGGGTACGAGTCGATCGGAGTATCGGAGATCGTGTTACAGGTCGGCACAGACGACGTTGACCGCATCCGTCGGACCCAGGAAGCCTTCGCCGAACGTGTGTTGTCGAGAATCGGCTGA
- a CDS encoding carboxymuconolactone decarboxylase family protein, protein MSRVPLIEQRGDVPEEAAHHFDSIASSRGRISGPFAVLLNSPEVAGRAAHLGAYIRFESTLDPDIKELAIITAAREFDCDYEWSAHVVLARDAGVRAEAIDAVANRGALDGLTADESLVVGYGREMFGNKRVSDATFDAAKERFGVQGVTELTATMGYYGMLACALNTFEVQPAPDAERLP, encoded by the coding sequence ATGTCAAGAGTCCCACTAATAGAACAGCGCGGCGATGTTCCAGAAGAGGCGGCCCACCATTTCGACTCGATAGCTAGCAGCCGGGGCCGGATCAGCGGCCCGTTTGCCGTGCTGCTCAACAGCCCCGAGGTAGCTGGACGGGCTGCGCATCTAGGTGCGTATATCAGGTTCGAGTCCACACTGGACCCGGACATAAAAGAACTGGCAATCATAACCGCTGCCAGGGAGTTCGACTGCGACTATGAGTGGTCTGCCCATGTCGTGCTGGCGCGCGATGCAGGAGTAAGAGCAGAAGCGATAGATGCGGTCGCCAACCGGGGAGCATTGGACGGCCTGACTGCAGACGAGTCGCTGGTGGTCGGGTATGGTCGCGAAATGTTCGGAAACAAGCGAGTGTCAGATGCAACGTTCGACGCTGCAAAGGAAAGATTCGGCGTGCAGGGCGTAACCGAACTGACGGCGACCATGGGCTACTACGGGATGCTGGCGTGCGCTCTGAATACGTTCGAGGTGCAGCCCGCGCCTGATGCGGAGCGGCTGCCGTAG
- a CDS encoding type 1 glutamine amidotransferase: MKAVVIQHHQFETLGSNFESVLTGAGFGIETVPIYSDAPEFQLFDAPRLGQNDFVVALGGPMSANDGYLALQEEMDYLRDAAERGIRVLGVCLGAQLLSKALGGVVEPTGGYQFGLRKIWISEEGHTDPAFGKITAPLVPTLHGECFTTPSGATRLAEGFMLRRDWGYRRFDMAFRYRNAYGVQFEPQLTFDELCIWNRELASDYDLMGDRFDPGEEAARNLREFEGYYPIHGAQMAGFLKAVLALC; the protein is encoded by the coding sequence ATGAAAGCTGTCGTCATACAACACCACCAGTTCGAAACACTCGGCTCTAACTTCGAGTCAGTATTGACCGGCGCTGGTTTCGGAATCGAGACCGTTCCCATCTACTCAGACGCTCCCGAATTCCAGTTGTTTGATGCGCCACGGTTGGGGCAAAACGACTTCGTTGTGGCCCTCGGCGGGCCGATGTCCGCTAACGACGGGTATTTGGCTCTTCAGGAGGAGATGGACTACCTAAGAGATGCCGCTGAGCGCGGCATTCGAGTCCTTGGTGTCTGCCTGGGCGCCCAGCTGCTATCGAAGGCGCTGGGAGGTGTTGTCGAACCCACCGGCGGCTACCAGTTCGGCCTCAGGAAGATCTGGATATCTGAGGAGGGCCACACCGACCCTGCGTTTGGGAAGATCACTGCTCCTCTTGTTCCCACCCTGCACGGCGAGTGTTTCACCACACCCTCTGGGGCGACACGACTCGCCGAGGGATTCATGCTCCGTCGCGATTGGGGCTATCGCAGGTTCGACATGGCGTTCAGGTACAGAAACGCTTACGGAGTCCAGTTCGAACCTCAACTTACCTTCGACGAGCTATGCATATGGAACCGTGAGCTGGCTTCAGACTACGACCTGATGGGCGATCGCTTTGATCCCGGAGAAGAGGCGGCGCGCAATCTCCGGGAATTCGAGGGCTACTACCCAATTCACGGCGCCCAAATGGCAGGCTTCCTGAAGGCGGTGCTCGCCCTTTGCTAG